A region of Pseudomonas cavernicola DNA encodes the following proteins:
- a CDS encoding multidrug effflux MFS transporter, with translation MNLRVLLILGALSAFAPLAIDFYLPSFPTLARVFATDVEHVQLSLAVYFIGLAIGQLAYGPLADRYGRRGPLLVGVLLFTLASVACALAPSLEWLIAARFVQALGGCAGMVVSRAVVRDLCDPIHSAKVFSQLMLVMGLAPILAPFAGGVLLGVFGWQSIFYCLTGFSALCAVGVALWLPETIPVGLTRPPLRGAFRQYQRLFANSQFIGHALTGGVAMAGMFAYIAGSPFVFIELYGVPAEHYGWLFGSNAAGFILMAQVNARMLRRHGPAYWLVRVVWFYLACALILLGLTALRPAALWPLLIPLFGCIASLGCIIPNASACAMAGQGTHAGSASALLGCLQFGVAAGAAALVGALHNGTALPMALVISLCGVSAVVIAQLTARAGPTSPHGLGPYP, from the coding sequence ATGAATCTACGAGTGCTCTTGATCCTCGGTGCGTTAAGCGCTTTCGCACCGTTGGCGATCGATTTTTACCTCCCGAGTTTTCCCACGCTGGCGCGGGTTTTCGCGACAGATGTCGAACATGTGCAGCTGTCACTGGCGGTCTACTTTATCGGCTTGGCGATCGGCCAGTTGGCTTATGGGCCGCTGGCGGATCGTTATGGCCGGCGCGGGCCGCTGCTGGTCGGCGTGCTGCTGTTCACCCTGGCGTCGGTGGCTTGTGCGCTGGCTCCGAGCTTGGAGTGGCTGATCGCTGCCCGTTTCGTTCAGGCGCTTGGCGGCTGTGCCGGGATGGTGGTGTCGCGCGCGGTGGTGCGCGACCTCTGTGACCCTATCCATTCGGCCAAGGTGTTTTCCCAACTGATGCTGGTGATGGGCCTGGCGCCGATTCTGGCGCCGTTCGCCGGTGGTGTGCTGTTGGGGGTTTTTGGCTGGCAGTCGATTTTCTATTGCCTGACCGGGTTCAGTGCGTTGTGCGCAGTAGGTGTTGCGCTCTGGTTGCCGGAGACCATCCCCGTTGGTTTGACGCGCCCGCCACTGCGCGGTGCCTTCAGGCAATACCAGCGGCTGTTCGCCAATAGCCAGTTCATCGGTCATGCGTTGACCGGCGGGGTGGCGATGGCCGGGATGTTCGCTTACATCGCCGGTTCGCCGTTCGTGTTCATCGAACTGTATGGCGTGCCGGCCGAGCACTACGGTTGGCTGTTCGGTAGCAATGCGGCGGGCTTCATCCTAATGGCTCAGGTCAACGCGCGGATGTTGCGCCGCCATGGCCCGGCGTATTGGTTGGTCAGGGTGGTGTGGTTCTACCTGGCTTGTGCGCTGATCCTGCTCGGGCTGACGGCACTGCGCCCGGCGGCACTATGGCCGCTACTGATTCCACTCTTTGGTTGCATCGCCAGCCTCGGTTGCATCATCCCCAACGCCTCCGCGTGCGCCATGGCCGGGCAGGGCACGCATGCGGGCAGTGCTTCGGCTTTACTGGGCTGTTTGCAATTCGGCGTAGCCGCCGGTGCGGCGGCTTTGGTCGGTGCGCTACACAATGGCACTGCCTTGCCGATGGCGCTGGTGATCAGTCTGTGTGGTGTCTCGGCAGTGGTGATCGCGCAGCTCACCGCTCGCGCCGGGCCAACCTCACCGCACGGTTTGGGGCCGTACCCTTAG
- a CDS encoding zinc-binding alcohol dehydrogenase family protein has translation MKAIAYYQSLAIDNPESLQDIELPEPTPGPRDLLVEVRAISVNPVDTKIRQNVQPENGQAKVLGWDVAGVVKVVGSDVSLFEVGDKVFYAGALNRAGGNSERHVVDERIVGHMPKNLSFTQSAALPLTAITAWELLFERLQIAQNKTDQQQSLLIVGAAGGVGSILTQLARQLTGLTVIGTASRPETQAWVRELGAHHVIDHSQPLSAELKRIGIGQVTHVASLTQTDQHFDQLIEALAPQGKLALIDDPKALDVVKLKRKSLSLHWEFMYTRSLFETADMLEQHKLLNRVAELIDSGILKTTVGEHFGSINASNLRRAHALLESGKAKGKIVLESF, from the coding sequence ATGAAAGCCATCGCCTATTACCAGTCCCTCGCCATCGACAACCCCGAGTCGCTGCAAGACATCGAACTGCCGGAACCAACACCTGGGCCGCGCGACCTGTTGGTCGAAGTCAGAGCCATCTCGGTCAACCCGGTGGATACCAAGATCCGCCAGAACGTGCAGCCAGAAAACGGCCAGGCCAAAGTACTCGGCTGGGATGTGGCCGGCGTGGTCAAAGTCGTCGGCAGCGACGTCAGCCTGTTTGAAGTCGGCGACAAGGTGTTCTACGCCGGCGCCCTCAACCGCGCGGGGGGCAACAGCGAGCGGCACGTGGTCGATGAGCGCATCGTCGGACACATGCCGAAAAACCTGAGCTTCACCCAGTCGGCCGCCCTGCCGCTGACCGCGATCACAGCCTGGGAACTGCTGTTTGAGCGCCTGCAGATTGCGCAGAACAAAACCGACCAGCAACAAAGCCTGCTGATCGTTGGCGCGGCCGGCGGCGTCGGTTCGATCCTGACCCAACTGGCACGCCAGCTCACCGGCCTGACCGTGATCGGCACCGCCTCACGCCCCGAAACCCAAGCCTGGGTGCGCGAGCTTGGCGCCCATCACGTGATCGACCACAGCCAGCCGCTGAGTGCCGAGCTCAAGCGCATCGGCATCGGGCAGGTCACCCATGTCGCCAGCCTGACGCAGACCGACCAACACTTCGATCAACTGATCGAAGCCTTGGCACCGCAAGGCAAACTGGCGCTGATCGACGACCCGAAAGCGCTGGACGTGGTCAAGCTCAAGCGCAAGAGCCTGTCGCTGCATTGGGAGTTCATGTACACCCGCTCGCTGTTCGAAACCGCGGACATGCTCGAACAGCACAAGCTGCTCAATCGGGTGGCGGAGTTGATTGACAGCGGCATTTTGAAAACCACCGTGGGCGAACATTTCGGCAGTATCAATGCGAGCAACCTGCGCCGCGCCCATGCCCTGCTTGAAAGCGGCAAGGCCAAAGGCAAAATCGTGCTGGAAAGCTTTTGA
- a CDS encoding LysR family transcriptional regulator — MLRLDDLQIVVRTAELGSLSAAARALDVSPAVASGALKRLERQLDVRLFARSTRSLRLTPEGEQFLGYARAALQNLEEGQQQLAGSKVGISGVLQLSAPSDFGRNVLLPWLDEFQQEHPQLSLRLLLGDRVADLYRQQVDIAIRYGTPEDSSLVALPLAASNRRVLCAAPAYQHQHGELRRLDQLAQHNCLLYMLGGRLHERWRFQDGKRELSVTVSGNRVSDDADVVRRWAVAGRGVVYKSWLDVADDVQAGRLRVLLPELRGELAPLNLVCTHRAQLSKAVHLLREFIQRRCAELLVRKPWSG, encoded by the coding sequence ATGTTGCGCCTGGATGACCTGCAAATCGTGGTGCGGACTGCCGAGCTCGGCAGTTTGTCCGCCGCAGCCCGTGCCTTGGACGTGTCGCCGGCAGTCGCTAGCGGGGCGCTCAAGCGCTTGGAGCGCCAGCTGGATGTACGACTGTTTGCCCGCTCCACCCGCAGCTTGCGCCTGACCCCGGAGGGCGAGCAATTCCTCGGCTATGCGCGGGCGGCTTTGCAAAACCTAGAAGAAGGTCAGCAACAACTGGCCGGGAGTAAGGTTGGCATCAGCGGCGTATTGCAGCTCTCGGCACCGTCCGATTTTGGCCGCAACGTGCTCCTGCCCTGGCTCGATGAGTTCCAGCAGGAGCACCCGCAACTGAGCCTGCGGCTGCTGCTCGGCGACCGGGTGGCCGATCTGTATCGCCAGCAGGTGGACATCGCCATTCGCTATGGCACGCCGGAAGACTCCAGCCTGGTGGCGTTGCCCCTGGCGGCAAGCAACCGGCGAGTGCTCTGCGCAGCGCCGGCGTACCAGCACCAGCACGGCGAACTGCGGCGGCTGGATCAGCTGGCGCAGCACAATTGCCTGCTGTACATGCTCGGCGGGCGGCTGCATGAACGCTGGCGCTTTCAAGACGGCAAGCGCGAACTCAGCGTGACGGTGAGTGGCAATCGCGTCAGCGATGATGCAGACGTGGTACGCCGCTGGGCCGTGGCTGGTCGCGGCGTGGTCTACAAGTCTTGGCTGGATGTCGCGGACGATGTGCAGGCCGGCCGTTTGCGGGTGTTGTTGCCTGAGCTGCGTGGCGAGTTGGCACCGCTTAACCTAGTCTGTACTCATCGCGCCCAACTGAGTAAAGCGGTGCATTTGCTCCGTGAATTTATCCAGCGCCGCTGCGCCGAACTGCTGGTACGGAAGCCGTGGTCTGGCTAG
- a CDS encoding DUF2946 domain-containing protein, which translates to MELARTDRSLIAWMLYFSVLFNVLACGIGHGQMLGLSLNGVGGAFCSAEGNSGPTLDSGAGTVSDSTWSSTFSCPLCGTLSLGLALLFCLSWLRRAPDSLRPAHEPFSKAPPRYTWPSANPRASPF; encoded by the coding sequence ATGGAACTAGCGCGTACTGATCGTTCGCTCATTGCATGGATGCTGTATTTCAGCGTCCTGTTCAATGTGCTCGCCTGCGGTATTGGTCACGGGCAAATGCTCGGCTTGAGCCTGAATGGCGTCGGAGGGGCATTCTGCTCGGCCGAAGGCAACTCCGGCCCGACCCTGGATTCCGGTGCTGGAACCGTATCGGACAGTACCTGGTCGAGCACCTTCAGTTGCCCGCTGTGCGGTACGCTCAGCCTCGGTCTGGCCTTGCTGTTCTGCCTCAGCTGGTTGCGCCGCGCGCCTGACAGTCTGCGCCCTGCGCATGAACCATTCAGTAAGGCTCCTCCCCGCTATACCTGGCCCTCGGCCAACCCCCGCGCCTCCCCCTTCTAA
- a CDS encoding TonB-dependent receptor family protein, producing MRNFPILSLFALGAGISPWALAEHVELKDTLVTGEYQKDPTAPTIAEKRADFSHVPGGASVVDAETYKTGRSSTLQDALGLATGVFIQPRFGAEEARLSIRGSGLQRTFHGRGLLLMQDGAQVNLADGSFDFQTIEPLAADHIEVLRGANAWRYGAANLGGAINFVTPTGKTAPPVDLRYEGGSFGYHRLYGAFAQDFGDWDGYLSISDSAQDGFRDHAKQDNQRYFANLGGRINERLSTRVYLTHVETDSELPGNLTKAQLRRDPEQAAAGNITGDQRRDFTLNRVGNITTLQLDDGHSLELSSYYSEKSLWHPIFQVLDINSEDYGLRLAHKWENEQGWRWTGGVEASQGRNWDSRYVNVRGHKGRKVNELHQTARNLNAFGELEVPLAERWALIGGVAWLHQERDVDDRFKCNAFVTAFCLPQDESFNETYLGRVGRIGLRHDLAEGVQLFSNFSQSFEPPTFSELTGGQVVTRNDAQKANSLEAGLRWSRDNLDLDLAVYRSEIRDELLALNDGNGQPLGTINADRTVHQGVELGGALTLGQIVLRGQYLFNDFRFDNDEVYGDNRLAGTPRQFIKGEALWRQEGWYAGPTFEWAPNHYNVDQAETLFAEGYAIWGLKGGYRPSEGFGFFVEGRNLSDKTYIATTGVIADAKGRDSAQFLPGDGRSVFAGLEWRL from the coding sequence ATGCGTAATTTTCCTATCCTGAGCTTGTTTGCGCTGGGCGCCGGCATTTCACCCTGGGCTTTGGCCGAGCACGTGGAGCTCAAAGACACCTTGGTCACAGGTGAATATCAGAAGGACCCAACTGCACCGACTATTGCCGAGAAACGCGCGGACTTCTCGCACGTGCCTGGCGGCGCATCGGTAGTCGATGCGGAAACTTACAAGACAGGCCGCAGCAGCACCCTGCAAGATGCCCTGGGCCTGGCCACCGGGGTGTTCATCCAGCCGCGCTTTGGAGCCGAGGAGGCGCGCCTGTCGATTCGTGGCTCCGGCCTGCAACGCACCTTCCACGGCCGTGGCCTGCTGCTGATGCAGGACGGCGCCCAGGTCAACCTTGCCGACGGCAGCTTCGACTTCCAGACCATCGAGCCGCTGGCCGCCGACCACATCGAAGTCCTGCGCGGCGCCAACGCCTGGCGCTATGGCGCGGCGAACCTCGGCGGGGCGATCAACTTCGTCACGCCCACCGGCAAGACGGCGCCACCGGTGGATCTGCGCTATGAAGGCGGCAGCTTTGGCTATCACCGCCTGTATGGCGCTTTTGCCCAGGACTTCGGCGACTGGGACGGTTACCTGAGCATTTCCGACTCAGCCCAGGACGGCTTTCGCGACCACGCAAAGCAGGACAACCAGCGTTACTTCGCCAACCTCGGCGGGCGCATCAATGAGCGACTGTCCACCCGGGTTTACCTGACCCATGTGGAGACCGACTCCGAACTGCCCGGCAACCTGACCAAGGCGCAGCTGCGCCGCGACCCCGAGCAGGCCGCAGCGGGCAACATCACCGGCGATCAACGCCGTGACTTCACCCTCAACCGCGTCGGCAACATCACCACGCTGCAACTGGATGACGGTCACAGCCTGGAGCTGTCCAGTTACTACAGCGAGAAATCGCTGTGGCACCCGATTTTCCAGGTGTTGGATATCAACAGCGAAGACTACGGCCTGCGTCTGGCGCACAAATGGGAGAACGAGCAAGGCTGGCGTTGGACTGGCGGCGTCGAAGCCAGCCAGGGGCGCAACTGGGACTCGCGCTACGTTAACGTCCGCGGGCACAAGGGGCGCAAGGTCAACGAACTGCACCAGACCGCGCGCAACCTGAACGCCTTTGGCGAGCTGGAGGTGCCGCTGGCCGAGCGCTGGGCCTTGATCGGTGGCGTTGCCTGGCTGCACCAGGAGCGCGATGTCGACGACCGCTTCAAGTGCAACGCCTTCGTCACGGCCTTCTGCTTGCCGCAGGATGAGTCGTTCAACGAAACCTACCTGGGTCGTGTTGGTCGTATCGGCCTGCGCCATGACTTGGCCGAGGGCGTGCAGTTGTTCAGCAACTTCAGCCAGAGCTTCGAGCCGCCGACCTTCAGCGAGCTGACCGGCGGCCAGGTGGTGACCAGGAACGACGCACAGAAGGCCAACTCCCTCGAAGCCGGCCTGCGTTGGTCGCGTGACAACCTCGACCTGGATCTGGCGGTCTATCGCAGCGAAATCCGCGATGAGCTGCTGGCGCTCAACGACGGCAACGGCCAGCCGCTGGGCACCATCAACGCCGACCGCACTGTCCACCAGGGCGTCGAGCTGGGCGGGGCGCTGACTCTTGGCCAGATCGTGCTGCGCGGCCAGTACCTGTTCAATGATTTCCGCTTCGACAACGACGAGGTCTACGGCGACAACCGCCTGGCCGGCACTCCCCGCCAGTTCATCAAGGGTGAGGCGTTGTGGCGGCAGGAAGGCTGGTATGCCGGCCCGACCTTTGAGTGGGCGCCAAACCACTACAACGTCGACCAGGCGGAAACCCTGTTCGCTGAAGGCTATGCGATCTGGGGCCTGAAGGGTGGCTATCGACCGAGCGAAGGTTTCGGCTTCTTCGTCGAAGGCCGCAACCTTTCCGATAAAACCTACATCGCCACCACGGGCGTGATCGCCGATGCCAAAGGCCGGGACAGCGCGCAGTTCCTCCCCGGCGATGGCCGCAGCGTGTTCGCCGGCCTGGAGTGGCGGCTATGA
- a CDS encoding copper chaperone PCu(A)C, with protein sequence MTLTKSLLLTTLLTCAWGVSAQEYQAGDLHIEHPWSREMPTNAPTAAAYFVVHNQGTSADRLLGADTPAAGKAELHEHVHKDGLMKMQQVQAVDIPAGGEAAFASMGYHVMLFNLTQQLRDGERFPLTLHFEKAGDVKVEVAVQKEAPAEHKHEQQN encoded by the coding sequence ATGACCCTGACCAAATCCCTGTTGTTGACCACCCTGCTGACCTGCGCCTGGGGCGTCTCGGCGCAGGAGTACCAGGCCGGAGACCTGCACATCGAGCATCCGTGGTCCCGGGAAATGCCCACGAATGCGCCCACCGCCGCGGCCTACTTCGTCGTGCATAACCAAGGCACCAGCGCCGACCGCCTGCTCGGTGCGGACACCCCGGCAGCAGGCAAGGCCGAACTGCATGAGCATGTGCACAAAGACGGCCTGATGAAGATGCAGCAAGTCCAGGCCGTGGACATCCCCGCTGGTGGCGAGGCGGCCTTCGCATCCATGGGTTACCACGTGATGTTGTTCAACCTGACGCAGCAACTGCGTGACGGTGAGCGCTTCCCGCTGACCTTGCACTTCGAGAAAGCCGGTGACGTGAAGGTTGAGGTGGCGGTGCAGAAAGAAGCGCCCGCAGAACATAAGCACGAACAACAGAACTGA
- a CDS encoding PepSY-associated TM helix domain-containing protein: MTEPSGSFYNQAWRWHFYAGLFVIPFLIMLSLTGIVYLFKPQLDNLLYADLLLVPQGEQLLSADQQLALVKQAYPQAAISQYLPPVDVQHSAQFVVTEGERKLNVFLDPYQGTVLGTQDAVNNLQAIARALHGELLIGKFGDRLIELAAGWAVVLVVSGLYLWWPRGNGLRGVLWPRLANRGRLLWRDVHAVTGFWGALLLLFMLLTGMTWTGFWGETFAGVWNRFPAVMWNEVPKSAQQARSLNTAEGQTVAWAVENTPIPASDPHAAHTGQAMNSSAPVAAQVSLQQILDIARAQDVVAGYSVTLPKGGEGVYTIAVFADDPRNDATLHVDQYSGKVLADVRWQDYGAVAKSVEMGVVLHEGKFFGLANQLLMLAVCLLILLSSISGLVIWWMRRPQGSLGVPPLRHDLPLWKTALVIVAVLGVVFPLVGASLVVIGALDWLLFSRLARPRAVLER, encoded by the coding sequence ATGACCGAGCCAAGTGGTTCCTTCTACAACCAGGCCTGGCGTTGGCATTTCTATGCCGGGCTGTTCGTGATCCCGTTCCTGATCATGCTGTCGCTGACCGGCATCGTCTACCTGTTCAAACCGCAACTGGATAACCTGCTCTACGCCGACCTGCTGTTGGTGCCGCAGGGCGAGCAACTGCTCAGCGCGGATCAGCAACTGGCGCTGGTCAAACAGGCCTATCCGCAGGCGGCGATCAGCCAGTACTTGCCTCCGGTGGATGTGCAGCACAGCGCACAATTCGTGGTGACTGAAGGCGAGCGCAAGCTCAATGTGTTTCTCGATCCCTACCAAGGCACCGTGCTTGGCACGCAAGACGCCGTGAATAACCTGCAAGCGATCGCCCGCGCCCTGCACGGCGAGTTGCTGATCGGTAAGTTCGGTGATCGGCTGATCGAATTGGCCGCCGGCTGGGCCGTCGTCCTGGTGGTGTCCGGGCTGTATCTCTGGTGGCCGCGCGGCAATGGTTTGCGCGGTGTGCTGTGGCCACGCCTGGCCAATCGCGGCCGGCTACTCTGGCGCGATGTGCATGCGGTTACCGGCTTCTGGGGGGCGCTGCTATTGCTGTTCATGCTGCTGACGGGCATGACCTGGACCGGCTTCTGGGGGGAGACCTTCGCTGGTGTCTGGAACCGCTTCCCAGCCGTGATGTGGAATGAGGTGCCGAAGTCCGCTCAGCAAGCGCGCAGCCTCAACACGGCAGAGGGGCAGACCGTCGCCTGGGCGGTGGAAAATACGCCGATCCCGGCCTCCGATCCGCATGCCGCGCACACTGGGCAGGCCATGAACTCCTCGGCGCCGGTTGCTGCGCAAGTCAGCCTGCAGCAGATTCTCGACATAGCCCGCGCCCAGGACGTGGTAGCGGGTTACAGCGTGACCCTGCCCAAGGGTGGGGAAGGGGTTTACACCATCGCGGTATTCGCCGACGACCCGCGCAACGATGCGACCCTGCATGTCGATCAATACAGCGGCAAGGTGTTGGCCGACGTGCGCTGGCAGGACTATGGCGCGGTGGCGAAAAGCGTGGAAATGGGCGTGGTGCTGCACGAAGGCAAGTTCTTCGGTCTGGCCAACCAACTGCTGATGCTGGCGGTCTGCCTGCTGATTTTGCTCAGTTCGATCAGCGGTCTGGTGATCTGGTGGATGCGCCGCCCACAAGGCAGTCTTGGCGTGCCACCGCTGCGTCACGACCTGCCGCTGTGGAAAACCGCGTTGGTGATCGTTGCCGTGCTCGGTGTGGTTTTCCCATTGGTCGGTGCTTCGCTGGTGGTGATTGGCGCGCTGGATTGGTTGCTGTTTTCGCGCCTGGCGCGTCCCCGAGCAGTGTTGGAAAGATGA
- a CDS encoding PepSY domain-containing protein: MRKLLLLALAVASPLAFAGPECTTADKAQWQDQTKFQENLKTQGYEIKKFKVTKGNCYEIYGFDKDKRKVEIYFDPVSGKVVKEEVEG, encoded by the coding sequence ATGCGTAAACTTCTGTTGCTTGCTCTCGCCGTCGCTAGCCCGCTGGCGTTCGCCGGGCCGGAATGCACCACTGCCGACAAGGCGCAGTGGCAGGATCAAACCAAGTTCCAGGAGAACCTCAAGACCCAGGGCTACGAGATCAAGAAGTTCAAGGTGACCAAGGGCAACTGCTACGAAATCTACGGCTTCGATAAGGACAAGCGCAAAGTCGAGATCTACTTCGATCCGGTCAGCGGCAAGGTGGTCAAGGAAGAAGTCGAGGGCTAA
- a CDS encoding cytochrome b/b6 domain-containing protein: MSQETLRLWDPVVRVCHWSLVVAFFSDYFFNEAGDGWHRWLGYYAVACVLLRLVWGFIGSGAARWEDFWPTPARLTEHVRALLGRQPHHRLGHSPLGGLVMILMLSLMLGLGITGFMLEEIDYFWGEDLPRDVHVFFADALFALICLHVTAALVESFRLKENLPLSMITGRRRQR, encoded by the coding sequence ATGAGCCAGGAAACCCTACGCCTTTGGGACCCGGTGGTGCGTGTGTGCCACTGGTCACTGGTAGTCGCCTTTTTCTCCGACTACTTCTTCAATGAAGCGGGCGATGGCTGGCACCGTTGGCTCGGTTACTACGCAGTGGCTTGCGTATTGCTGCGTCTGGTGTGGGGTTTCATTGGTTCAGGAGCGGCGCGTTGGGAGGACTTTTGGCCGACCCCGGCGCGCCTCACCGAGCATGTGCGGGCACTGCTCGGCAGGCAGCCGCATCACCGCCTCGGGCATTCGCCGCTGGGCGGGTTGGTGATGATTTTGATGTTGTCGTTGATGCTGGGGCTGGGCATCACCGGCTTTATGCTGGAAGAAATCGACTACTTCTGGGGCGAAGACCTGCCGCGGGATGTGCATGTGTTCTTCGCCGATGCCCTGTTTGCCCTGATCTGCCTGCATGTGACGGCGGCGCTGGTCGAGAGCTTTAGGCTGAAGGAAAACCTGCCCTTGTCGATGATCACCGGGCGCCGTCGGCAGCGTTAG
- a CDS encoding LysR family transcriptional regulator, whose protein sequence is MLSPRERLLRNLDWNLLYTFLVIVEESSITGAARKLSLSQPSVSNALKRLEAHLGMRLIHRKKGMFSLTEQGLRVYEYVSSAGSIIDNMAEQFAGEADAVLGELNMQVASHVSCQSFDDSLAQFHGLYPNVLISINAQPSADIVNAVAEGRLHIGISNKKTAQTGLHFDLLGYEQMAFYCGSRHPLYGRTELTAADLRGLSYVSFESDQPGEGLSAVSSVRAEQQFWGKLVAVSSNEEEVRRLILAGVGFGALTVEGAKPFVKQNILFQLPPYENLPVNEVYLVTPENLPLSDVEQLFIAMLRAAAVAAVREKYFKS, encoded by the coding sequence ATGTTGTCACCGCGTGAGCGTTTGTTGCGCAATCTGGACTGGAACCTGTTGTACACCTTCCTGGTGATTGTCGAGGAAAGCAGCATCACCGGCGCGGCGCGCAAACTGTCGCTGAGCCAGCCGAGTGTCAGCAATGCCTTGAAGCGCCTGGAGGCGCACCTGGGCATGCGCCTGATCCATCGCAAGAAAGGCATGTTTTCCTTAACCGAGCAGGGGCTGCGGGTGTACGAATATGTTTCGTCGGCCGGCAGCATCATCGACAACATGGCCGAACAGTTTGCCGGCGAAGCCGACGCGGTGCTGGGCGAGCTGAATATGCAGGTCGCCAGCCATGTGAGTTGTCAGTCGTTCGATGACAGCCTGGCGCAGTTCCATGGCCTGTATCCCAATGTGTTGATCAGCATCAATGCCCAGCCCAGCGCCGATATCGTCAATGCGGTGGCGGAAGGGCGGCTGCATATTGGTATCAGCAACAAGAAAACCGCCCAGACCGGCCTGCATTTCGACTTGCTCGGTTATGAACAGATGGCCTTCTACTGTGGCTCCCGGCATCCCTTGTACGGTCGCACAGAGCTGACGGCCGCGGATTTGCGCGGCCTGTCGTACGTGTCCTTTGAAAGCGACCAGCCGGGCGAGGGGCTTAGCGCGGTCAGCTCGGTACGCGCCGAGCAGCAGTTCTGGGGCAAGCTGGTGGCGGTATCCTCGAACGAGGAGGAGGTGCGCCGCCTGATTCTGGCGGGGGTCGGTTTTGGTGCTCTGACGGTCGAGGGGGCCAAACCCTTCGTGAAGCAGAACATCCTCTTCCAGCTGCCGCCCTATGAAAATTTGCCGGTCAACGAGGTGTACCTGGTGACCCCGGAAAACCTGCCACTCAGCGATGTCGAGCAGCTGTTTATCGCTATGCTCAGGGCGGCCGCCGTTGCCGCCGTGCGGGAAAAATACTTCAAGTCATAA
- a CDS encoding diaminopimelate decarboxylase family protein, with translation MSQVVSLHPWKRKQHLNSENNRLLIDGVNAAELLARYGSPLYVYSEAKLRENALDILGNFRREHANTRVCFASKACANLAVLKVFKDCGLSVEVNSGGEFYKARAAGYSPADMVFNGVAKQIGELREVIAAGIKAINVDSLSELARILAVATELQQQAQVTLRIIPEIKGGAAAGWQTGTSASKFGMTSLEQAEAIALIVQHPAALKMVGIHAHIGTQVNDIAVYEAEADFLIGYFQQVAEMLPYPLEHVNLGGGFPKNYSSAADNFQTVAAHYCENYRTTIDFALLSKHLIKPIAQALGEQIEIIVEPGRSMVSDTAILLTRIEAEKQRQQHPVYYLDAGYSVLFDIYNGWYFHMLNASRADDVLTKHCRMVGPLCDSSDTYYDIEGEGAVNALLNAAPALQEHRGLLEEVLINQPNMRELPAATAIGDVIALLDVGAYALENMTEYCGRQSAAAVLVDLQQGSRLIRRRAEYQDLLAYDVD, from the coding sequence ATGAGTCAAGTTGTCTCGTTGCACCCATGGAAAAGAAAACAGCACCTTAATAGTGAAAATAATCGATTGCTGATCGATGGGGTTAACGCCGCTGAGTTGCTGGCGCGCTATGGTTCACCGCTGTATGTCTACTCGGAAGCCAAATTGCGGGAAAATGCCCTGGATATTCTGGGTAACTTCCGCCGCGAACATGCCAATACCCGCGTCTGCTTTGCCAGTAAGGCCTGCGCCAACCTGGCGGTGTTGAAGGTATTCAAAGACTGCGGCTTGTCGGTGGAAGTCAATTCCGGCGGCGAGTTCTACAAGGCGCGGGCCGCCGGATATTCCCCGGCGGACATGGTGTTCAACGGAGTGGCCAAACAGATCGGCGAACTGCGCGAAGTGATTGCCGCCGGAATCAAGGCCATCAACGTCGACTCGCTGTCGGAGCTTGCGCGCATCCTCGCGGTGGCGACTGAGTTGCAGCAGCAGGCGCAGGTGACCCTGCGCATCATTCCGGAAATCAAGGGCGGCGCGGCGGCCGGCTGGCAGACCGGCACCTCGGCCTCCAAGTTCGGTATGACCAGCCTGGAGCAGGCCGAAGCCATCGCGCTGATCGTGCAACATCCGGCGGCCTTGAAGATGGTCGGCATCCACGCCCATATCGGCACCCAGGTGAATGACATTGCGGTGTATGAGGCGGAAGCGGACTTCCTGATCGGCTATTTCCAGCAGGTGGCGGAGATGCTGCCTTACCCGCTTGAGCATGTGAACCTGGGCGGTGGCTTTCCGAAAAACTACAGCAGCGCGGCGGACAACTTCCAAACCGTCGCCGCGCATTATTGCGAGAACTATCGCACCACGATCGATTTCGCCCTGTTGTCCAAACATCTGATCAAGCCGATTGCCCAGGCGTTGGGCGAGCAGATTGAAATCATTGTCGAGCCGGGCCGCAGCATGGTCAGCGATACGGCGATTTTGCTCACCCGCATCGAGGCGGAAAAACAGCGTCAGCAGCACCCGGTGTATTACCTGGATGCCGGTTACAGCGTGCTGTTCGATATCTATAACGGCTGGTATTTCCATATGCTCAACGCCTCGCGCGCCGATGACGTGCTGACCAAGCACTGCCGCATGGTGGGGCCGCTGTGCGACAGCAGCGACACCTATTACGACATCGAAGGCGAGGGTGCGGTGAACGCCTTGCTGAATGCCGCGCCGGCGCTGCAGGAGCACCGGGGCCTGCTGGAAGAGGTATTGATCAATCAACCCAATATGCGTGAATTGCCGGCCGCCACCGCGATCGGTGATGTGATCGCCTTGCTCGATGTCGGCGCCTACGCACTGGAAAACATGACCGAGTACTGCGGTCGCCAGTCTGCCGCCGCGGTGCTGGTGGATCTGCAGCAAGGCAGCCGCCTGATCCGCCGCCGTGCCGAATACCAGGACCTGCTGGCCTATGACGTCGACTGA